A single window of Candidatus Cloacimonadota bacterium DNA harbors:
- a CDS encoding glycosyltransferase family 2 protein: protein MFILITPAHNEIDQVDGLVKCIESSSLKPDIWLIVDDCSDDGTGDKFKQNGKDLDFMRIHRIKESSDYMEFHYSHVLIEGIASIRSEISQADFVGILDADIRFGKHYWEKLKNFLTINPDYGIVSGVLCSPNKNGTFVVENFQRTDNPRGGLRLMRGSCFREIGKVQRSRAPDSIMNVKCRILKWKICIINDVYAVSTRSTNDRINIKAGAISFGVRAWHLHQPFWQVFIRTCALILKGHFKRGFYYIIGFYKACWHREEQFPDKEIRHYYRYTRTLEWINMSLRKICNKPSNITLIPIMEKTSEEIFI from the coding sequence ATGTTTATATTAATTACGCCAGCTCATAATGAAATCGATCAGGTCGACGGATTGGTTAAATGTATAGAATCCAGTTCATTAAAACCTGATATCTGGTTAATTGTTGATGACTGCAGTGATGATGGAACTGGAGATAAATTTAAACAGAATGGCAAAGATTTAGATTTCATGCGAATCCACAGAATCAAAGAATCAAGCGATTACATGGAATTTCATTATTCACATGTACTCATAGAAGGTATTGCGTCTATTCGATCTGAAATTTCTCAAGCAGATTTCGTTGGGATTCTGGATGCAGATATACGTTTCGGAAAACATTACTGGGAAAAATTAAAAAATTTTTTGACCATAAATCCTGACTATGGTATTGTATCCGGTGTGCTTTGTTCGCCTAACAAAAATGGAACCTTCGTAGTTGAGAACTTTCAACGCACCGACAATCCCCGAGGGGGTTTAAGATTAATGAGGGGTTCTTGTTTCAGAGAAATTGGTAAAGTTCAAAGGAGCAGAGCACCTGACTCTATCATGAATGTAAAATGCCGAATATTAAAGTGGAAAATTTGTATAATAAACGATGTCTATGCAGTAAGTACACGCTCTACGAATGATCGTATTAATATTAAAGCTGGTGCTATCAGTTTTGGGGTAAGAGCGTGGCATCTTCATCAACCCTTTTGGCAAGTATTCATTAGAACTTGTGCCCTTATCCTAAAGGGGCATTTTAAAAGAGGATTTTATTATATTATCGGATTTTATAAAGCATGTTGGCATAGGGAGGAACAATTCCCTGACAAAGAGATACGCCATTATTATCGATATACTCGTACTCTTGAGTGGATAAATATGAGTTTGAGAAAAATCTGTAATAAACCATCAAATATTACATTAATTCCAATTATGGAAAAAACCTCAGAAGAGATTTTTATTTAG
- a CDS encoding CDP-alcohol phosphatidyltransferase family protein gives MFKKFKEVNDFAKKTSAQRAIYSKFIVIPAANLIVSMVEKTKLTPNAATTISLLFGILMAASIVFISGYWGMFMAAIFYNFRLMWDVVDGTLARRKSMSSEKGSWWDQLVGKISTLLLLASLTYRVYPKSFWICVVVFLLFVYSSHRLITHTKKKYSTKKLLDKHSSFIANIYFEISRYHIFAVPFLFLNKPLWVIYGFGLVECIWVVKTLICMFGNLNQK, from the coding sequence ATGTTTAAAAAATTTAAAGAAGTTAATGATTTTGCAAAAAAAACGAGTGCACAAAGAGCAATTTATTCAAAATTTATCGTAATACCTGCAGCCAATTTAATTGTTTCAATGGTTGAAAAGACCAAACTCACTCCCAATGCAGCAACTACTATTTCCCTTCTTTTCGGAATCCTTATGGCTGCTTCAATAGTATTCATATCTGGTTATTGGGGAATGTTCATGGCAGCTATTTTTTATAACTTTCGTCTAATGTGGGATGTGGTAGATGGCACTCTTGCAAGAAGAAAAAGTATGTCTTCAGAAAAGGGAAGCTGGTGGGATCAACTTGTGGGAAAAATCAGCACTTTATTACTTCTCGCTTCTTTGACCTATCGTGTATACCCAAAAAGTTTTTGGATTTGTGTTGTTGTATTTTTACTGTTTGTCTATTCCTCTCACAGGCTTATTACTCACACAAAGAAAAAGTACTCAACAAAAAAATTGTTAGACAAACATAGCTCATTTATAGCAAATATATATTTTGAAATTTCCCGTTATCATATTTTCGCTGTTCCATTTCTCTTTTTGAACAAGCCACTTTGGGTAATCTATGGATTTGGGTTAGTTGAATGTATTTGGGTTGTAAAAACTCTCATTTGTATGTTTGGTAATTTAAATCAGAAATAG
- a CDS encoding polysaccharide biosynthesis C-terminal domain-containing protein, translating into MFSKVRTTLKDSIIYGFGNITTKIVGLVLLPLYTSHITVSDYGILGILEITILILTQVLMFGQHQAYVRFFCKQDNTENTKDPFFTSFLFLILIGLLLNFFGNIFLKNISGKFHDPQVFKIYVQISLWVVAFRLINKLCLSSFRARGKALLYTISNICKLTCTLGLTIYFVAFMKIGIKGILISYLIGEVLLFIIILPRILTSIKFELDPLMLKKTLYFGFPLIFSALAGMLLNMGDRYILKILGNYKEVGLYNLGYKVASVLSIFLIQSFQLGLQPIAYSMYQKKGDKRFYSKMLTYSMFVLTWAGLGLAIISKELIKTLALNPDYWLAYTIVPYIIFGLLFSGARTVVNIGLYITHKTSSIAINTVIAAILNILLNFLLIPKFQILGAAYATIISFIVLYIMSYRAAQKHYKVPYENNKLFLLILLWIALVFLSSLTNGFSIVIRILIKISVFISFPFILYLLRFFEPVEIRRIGGSINKWMSKIRHKQVNKDYHG; encoded by the coding sequence ATGTTTTCCAAGGTTCGGACTACTCTTAAAGATTCAATAATTTACGGTTTCGGAAATATAACAACAAAAATTGTTGGGCTTGTTTTATTACCTTTATACACTTCTCATATTACGGTCTCTGATTACGGCATTCTTGGAATTCTGGAAATTACAATACTAATCCTCACTCAAGTACTTATGTTTGGTCAACATCAGGCATATGTGCGGTTTTTCTGTAAACAAGACAATACTGAAAATACAAAAGATCCTTTCTTCACATCATTTCTATTTCTCATTCTTATAGGACTTTTACTCAATTTTTTTGGAAATATATTTTTAAAGAACATTTCAGGCAAGTTTCATGATCCTCAAGTTTTCAAAATATATGTTCAGATATCATTATGGGTCGTTGCATTCCGCTTAATTAACAAATTATGCCTATCTTCGTTTAGAGCAAGAGGAAAAGCCCTTCTGTACACAATAAGTAATATCTGTAAATTAACATGCACGTTAGGACTTACTATTTATTTTGTTGCATTTATGAAAATAGGAATTAAAGGAATACTCATTTCATATTTAATTGGTGAGGTTCTCCTATTCATCATAATCCTTCCAAGAATTTTAACTTCAATAAAGTTCGAGTTAGACCCTTTAATGTTGAAAAAAACATTGTACTTTGGATTTCCATTAATCTTTTCTGCTCTTGCCGGTATGCTTCTTAATATGGGAGATAGATATATCCTTAAAATACTCGGAAATTATAAAGAAGTTGGTTTATATAATCTCGGATACAAAGTAGCGAGTGTGTTGAGTATATTTCTGATACAATCTTTTCAACTTGGATTACAGCCGATTGCTTACTCTATGTATCAGAAAAAGGGAGACAAAAGATTCTATAGTAAAATGCTGACTTATTCTATGTTCGTTCTAACCTGGGCTGGTTTAGGTTTGGCGATTATCAGCAAAGAATTGATAAAAACACTGGCGCTGAATCCTGATTATTGGCTCGCATATACAATTGTTCCATATATAATCTTCGGTCTTCTTTTCAGTGGAGCGAGAACGGTTGTTAACATTGGATTATATATTACTCATAAAACATCTTCAATCGCAATAAATACTGTTATTGCAGCGATTCTGAATATATTGCTCAATTTTCTGCTTATTCCAAAATTTCAAATACTCGGTGCTGCATATGCGACGATTATCTCTTTCATCGTGCTCTATATTATGAGTTACAGAGCAGCACAAAAACATTATAAGGTCCCATACGAAAATAACAAGCTCTTCCTGCTGATTTTGTTATGGATTGCACTTGTCTTTTTATCCTCATTAACCAATGGGTTTTCAATTGTTATAAGAATCTTGATAAAAATTTCCGTTTTCATATCTTTCCCCTTTATACTCTATCTATTGAGATTTTTTGAACCAGTTGAGATTAGAAGAATAGGTGGATCAATCAATAAATGGATGAGCAAAATTCGTCATAAACAAGTGAATAAGGATTATCATGGATAA
- a CDS encoding glycosyltransferase, producing the protein MSHSTSCVIPPPLVSIIVPAYNRAEEIDEFLSSFEKQTKKNFEVIVVDDGSTDSTNQVIEDHSPNLDLRYFFQQNKGPGAARNLGMEKAKGTIFVFIDSDCTVPENYIENLSQHLKHEEFDAFGGPDTCHDDFPPFLKAINYSMTSFIGTGGTRGSKGKQLTRYYPRSFNMGIKREVFDAIGGMNSLRHGQDMEFSNRIYDAGFKVTYFDDVKVYHKRRTNLKKFFKQIFNWGVTRINLGRIDKKMLKPIHFLPAFALLGYIVSAIIAFFLPVFLWIFLGESSLLVLILIFACIQSTIKNKSFRVGLLSIVTLLTQVFGYGAGLIVGVIKSLFIKKGKWITGFTKKYYK; encoded by the coding sequence ATGTCCCATTCTACATCCTGCGTCATTCCTCCTCCTTTGGTTTCAATCATCGTTCCGGCATATAATCGAGCTGAGGAGATCGATGAATTTCTCTCTTCTTTCGAGAAGCAAACGAAGAAGAATTTTGAAGTGATCGTTGTTGATGATGGCTCAACTGATTCAACAAACCAAGTAATTGAAGACCATTCACCAAATCTCGATCTGAGATATTTTTTTCAGCAAAATAAAGGACCTGGTGCAGCACGAAATCTCGGGATGGAAAAAGCAAAAGGCACTATCTTTGTATTTATTGATTCTGACTGTACTGTTCCGGAAAATTACATCGAAAACCTATCTCAACACCTTAAGCACGAAGAATTCGATGCCTTTGGTGGACCCGACACCTGTCATGATGATTTCCCACCTTTTCTTAAAGCGATCAACTACTCAATGACCTCATTTATTGGAACAGGCGGCACACGTGGTTCGAAGGGTAAACAGCTGACAAGATATTATCCGCGCAGTTTTAATATGGGAATCAAACGAGAAGTATTCGATGCGATTGGCGGGATGAATTCACTCAGACACGGACAGGACATGGAATTCTCGAATAGGATTTATGATGCAGGATTCAAGGTCACTTATTTTGATGATGTAAAAGTGTACCACAAAAGAAGAACGAATCTAAAGAAATTTTTTAAGCAGATATTCAACTGGGGGGTTACACGCATCAACCTCGGGAGAATCGATAAAAAAATGCTCAAACCGATCCACTTTCTGCCGGCGTTTGCTCTACTCGGATATATCGTCTCAGCTATTATTGCATTTTTCTTGCCTGTATTTTTATGGATATTTCTCGGGGAAAGTTCCCTGCTTGTTCTTATTCTCATCTTTGCATGCATTCAATCGACAATAAAGAATAAATCTTTTCGCGTCGGATTACTCTCAATTGTAACATTGCTTACACAAGTATTTGGGTATGGTGCAGGACTTATAGTCGGTGTTATTAAATCACTCTTTATTAAAAAAGGAAAGTGGATCACGGGATTTACGAAGAAGTATTATAAATAA
- a CDS encoding DUF1211 domain-containing protein — translation MNKEDPWDQKFYPKGTSAFDRMIFFSDAVFAIALTLVAVGIGLPMVKDAGSIPELLHALLVLWPKLVAYAFTFMWIAFYWRANHKFTVALKGMNARYITVELLYLAFIALLPLPAATLGEYTVNPVALSFFSVWVAIVSTLEVVLILVADHHDLYICPLTKTEKRQKVIASLTPVASFLAFAILVFVSIPLAIVLWIIMAVFMTIASRRKSE, via the coding sequence ATGAATAAAGAAGACCCCTGGGATCAAAAATTCTATCCTAAAGGAACCTCTGCTTTTGATAGAATGATCTTTTTTTCGGATGCGGTTTTTGCAATAGCATTAACTCTCGTAGCGGTTGGAATTGGATTACCGATGGTGAAGGATGCTGGCTCTATCCCAGAATTATTACATGCACTCCTAGTATTGTGGCCAAAACTTGTGGCTTATGCGTTCACATTTATGTGGATTGCATTTTACTGGAGAGCAAATCACAAATTCACCGTTGCGCTCAAAGGGATGAATGCCCGATACATTACTGTAGAACTGCTTTATCTTGCATTTATCGCGTTGTTGCCACTTCCAGCTGCAACCTTGGGAGAATATACAGTGAATCCGGTAGCGTTATCATTCTTCTCGGTTTGGGTAGCTATCGTAAGTACTTTGGAAGTAGTACTTATACTGGTTGCAGATCATCATGATTTGTATATTTGTCCGCTAACAAAAACAGAAAAAAGGCAAAAGGTTATTGCATCCCTGACACCGGTTGCATCATTCTTGGCTTTTGCAATCTTGGTTTTTGTTTCAATTCCTTTGGCAATTGTACTTTGGATTATTATGGCAGTTTTTATGACAATTGCAAGCAGGAGAAAATCGGAATAA